The window aaaataactgGAAAGGATGAGCTCAGGTTAAAGCGAGGTTTATATCACATCCGAAGATTCATCACCACAGCTCAAGATATTTTCATCATCGCTCATCCTATAAATGCACCAGccgggaatcgaacccgggtctgtaCCGTGGCAGGGTACTATTCTACCACTAGACCACTGGTGCTTGGATGACTAAACGAGTAAATGTGTTGTATTTCACGCCTGTTAAATTAGTCTATGTAACAGCAACGATTGAAATACTATTAAGCTGAACCACCGGGTCCACCACCGGCTAGTACAAAAACACAGAGGATAAAATTCGGGGGAGCGAAGTTGTGATATCAGTCAACAGCCACAAGACAGAGCTTAAAAAGATTGCCATAAGAGCAGGAAGCACATGTGTAAGAAAAAAGATTGCAATAAGAGCAGGAAACACATGTGTACTGAAACCATTGGAGTGTTCATCAATCAATCAGGCAACAAATGAACTGCACTTGTTTAGATCTCAACACGTTTCTAGATGTTCTTCCGTTGCTTCTCTCCATAAACAAACTAAACAAAAGCGTAACATTTCGAGTTGTGATATATAGAAACTTTACATGTTTGTAGCATCTTCCGTAGAAAAACAAGACACAAGTCGATTTGTCCCCACCACCATCTAGATTGCAGCCAACATAACAACATACATCAAAATATAACGTTACTTTTCCTTTTCCCATTTTTGAAAACCACTTTTTGTATAAAGATACTGCTGAGCAATCATTtttcgttttaaaataatgGCTTTCACCAAAGTTTTGGTAGTCTTAAACTCTTAATGGTAGTGAAAGAGAgttgatttttttgtaacttccactgccaattaaaaaaaaaagggctTCTCCACCTACGTCACCACTACCCGTTATGCTCCCACCAAGCTTCTTGTGCACACAAACGACACCGGTTCAGTTGTCTTACCAACTGGATTCCCTTTCTTCTCTACCCCTTTCCCATATTCGAATTCTCtaacttttgtaaattaaagAACTAAAAAGTAGAGAAGAGAAGTGGCTTCAGAATCTCAGATAACCATTGTTCCCAAACTAATCAAAGTGACCAAATTAATTCTCACTAAATAACAATTAGACCTTTTCTAcagatatttaaaaataattaaacattttttaaagattgggaaatgtttttttgaaaacttttttttttaatttgaattacTTTGAGTTTCTGTTTATGAAAacgaattttcttttaaaagagtttatgaatatatttttgaatatgtatataatatctTTTTAATTTAGATTTAGAAATACCTTCATAAATAAGTATAATATCTTCTTATAATTTAGAAGTatattatatttagaaaaatcTTCCTAAACTTAATTAAGAAAGATATCATATATATCCAAGAATATATTCTTAAActcttttaaaagaaaattcgttttggaaaacaaaaattgaaaaaagtAATTCGAAAAAGGAAGACATTTGatacatgtgtatatatatatatatcgtatcTTCGTAAAATTTGGGAAATTGTTCATAAATATGTATCTACGAGGACATTCTTGAATGTAGATTTACGAATATCTTACTAAATTAGAATTACATATATTAACAATGATATTTCAAGAAATATATAACatctttctaaaaattttgAAAGACATTCTTAAATTTGATACCTTCATTTAATAAAAGCACTCTgcatatttaaaatatcttcGTAAATTTTTGAAAgatgtatatattaaaaaatatttataaagatatgcatgtaaattaaatttaacaaGATGTCAGACATATTtaagaataatttttaaatatacatacaaGTCATATTTAATAAATCTAGTTAACGTTTATGAAGACAATCATTAATTTAggaaaaattataaatccaGGAAGATATAATACatgttcaaattttttttaacgaTTTTAACAAGAAATTGAAATTTTTTGCAAAACAATCCTTCGAGTCTTTATTTTCGAATTttaatattagtatatataaataagtcaattaattaaaattataatgagAATAAAACTATTAGTTTCCATTTTTATGAAATCAAATATGGTTACTTTGACTTCTATATTTAGagaataaaactaaaaagaagcTGTTAGACTTGACTAAAAAGCAAACAAAAGTTTAATTTGAACTGCACAGATTTCAATCGTTTCTCTCCCTCGCTCCTCCATGAAAGCTACCTTCGTCTCCTCCACTGCGCGAACTGTGGACTCCCTGAGAGATCTCCTCTAGAGCAAGACTTCGTTTGTTCAATTTAGAGCAAAGCTCACACCATGATCTCCAGCAGAGTATTAAATTCGCCTGCTCCCAAGGTCCGTGGCGGCAACGGACCATCCTCAGCTCCTGTACCGGTCACCAGAGCCATAGTGACCAATGCTGACGCCACTGGTTCTGCTTCCGAAGATGACATGTATACAAATTCAGACGACTTCTCTCTTGCGAACAGTAGAGTGTCTACTAACGTCGGTCGTAGGCACGGAAGAAACTTGTCTTATTGTACCTGCTCCGAGGTGAGGTCCTCTAGGGAGACTCTGGATCCACTATGGTTTCGTAcgatttgatgatttttttccgcagtaataataaaaatgactcctcaaaaaaaaaaaagagattctgAGGCATTTTTCTATTGTAGAGGCTTCCTttaattttagaagaaaatatagtGGTGGACAGGGTGGTGGATATGATATTTTAGAGCTTGTCTGTCACATCAGAGAAGAACTGCATGTGTTGGTTCTGTTTAACTTGTATAATGGTGGAACAACAATGatgtgattttgttttctttattgatCTTATCATGATCTAAGTTGATATTGCAGGAGTTTGATGCTGACAAATTTTACACAAGAGTTATCCCTCCATTTTCCGGGGCAGCAGAGGAATCTGGAGAAATTAAACCAGCAAGGTCAGGTGTTCAAGTTTCACAAGGCAAGACAGACGATTGTGTAGAAAGTAAAAAGACTGGACATTCTACTAGGTATTCTCTTTTTTACTTTAGCTCTTCATGTGAAATGAGTTCTGTCTGATTCTACTAAACCATTTTTTAACGTTTTTGTTTGTATTCCCGTAGACTTAGTGCTGTTTCTGAGTCATTTGGGCCATCTGATCAAGATCTCGTTCGGATGCCAACTTTTCATGCAAGGTAACATAGAAAACCCCACCGTTATCTTCAATCAGTTTTGTAAACAAAGTTGGATTGAGCCGCCTATTTTTTATGTACCTTGATACAGTGCTCGTGGCACATGGCTTGCAGTGGTTTCCTATGATGCATGTGTGCGACTTTGCCTTCATGCGTGGGCAAAGGGTTGCATGGAGGCTCCCATGTTTCTGGAAAACGAATGTGCTCTTCTACGAGAAGCATTCGGGTGAGTTTATCATTGACGTgtagatattttatatttctttataCAACCTGAAGTCGAATGATATGTTTTCATCCACATGCCTCAAAAGTAATTattaacagatttttttttggggttgAAACTGAATACAGGTTGACGCAACTCCTTTTGCGATCGGAGGAGGAAATGCGGGTGAATCAATCTTCACAAGCTCCGCACGAGGGAGTTGCACCAAAACCCAACAAAAACACTGGCaaaatgatggttcaaggtaaatttttttattccaCGTTCCATCTGCTGCTCTTATTTGGCTGCCCTCCTATAACCAATAAGCATAAATGAACTTTATCTTCTTCTGCAGTACGACGTGTTGAAACAGTTTTGGATGCTCCAACAAGTTTAAAGCCATCGCTGAAAAAGTTTGAGAAATCCCGGGGTTACTTTTCCAATATCTCAACACGTATATCTTCTGGATGGCGGGCTCTAAGGAAGAACTATCTTCGTGTACCTGCAAATGGTTCTTCTGTTTCACGTCAAAGCCCGGGACATGTACATGCCAGACCAGAGTGCTTAAAGCAAGTTTCTTGTCCCCTGAAAGTTGGTGTCACAAGTCCACGTAATAGTTCAACGTCTTATGATGATGCTCAAGGTATGACTTTACTTAGCatatgtcatatatatatatatatatatttatatatatcagtATGTGTGGGCGAGGTGAGGAAGATATTAGTTCCATGTTTCGCCATTTCACtgctttatgtttttttgtgtgataatttttataaatattggtTAATCCGTTTAATTCTGTCATTCAGAGACATACACGTGTAGGTTAAGATTGAAAAGCTTAACTGAAGATGACCCCATTATCATGCAACCTGGATCCGATGAAGGGCATGTCTTGTATgtacttattatatatatatatatatgtatatatctgaCTTTCTTTCCCCTCTCCCAAATCCACTACGGGTAACTTGCCATATATGCTGTGTCTCACAAAGTACATGTAATTTCAACAGCTTTCCTGATAGTCATGGAGATGATCTGATTGTTGAAATACTTGAACCAAACGGGAAGGAATTTGGGCGTGCGCTTGTCCAGCTAGCCAAGTTTTCTGAAGATTCCGTGAGTCATTTTTACTTGCCTTTTTCATTTGTTAGTACCTATCAAATTAATGCTTCTAAATGAAGAATGCATACAGGATGAGAAACTTCTCTGGTGGTCTGTATTTCGTGAGCCAGGACATCAACTTGTGGGAAAACTCCAGCTCTATATTGACTATTCAGCAAGTTCTGATGATAATAGCCATTTGAAGGTGTGTTAgctacctctctctctctaattatATTTGGTATCTGTGAtgatctctctttttctttgctTCCTCTAAGTGAATTGGCATCTCTCTGTAGGAGACTGAGAGACACTCCAGCAGTCCATTTCTTTAAGCAACTTTTAGCTTGTTGATAGTAACAACAACTACCTCTTCTCTTGTTGATAGTAACTAGATAACTTtaatcagaattttttttttttataatggttattaaTTTATTACAAGATGGGAGCTTATGGTTGTGTAAGAGCTTATGCACACGTACATTCAGCTCCTCTCTAAGTTCATTAAATGAAACGTTCCTCAAATTCATTGAAAATATATCCTCTGTTTGAAGTATGCGTATCCTCTTCAGATTATGTGTCtgaacacacatatatatatataaaactcatTGTATAGTGCTCAGAAGATTTCGGTGAATTGATTTTCTTGTCTCACCTTCCTGTAGGGTGGTTCTGTTGCGGAAACAGACGCATATGACCTAGTCTTGGAAGTGGCCTTGAAAATGCAGTGGTTCCAGCAAAGAAACTTGTTGTTATATGGTTCATGGAAATGGCTTTTGGAAGAATTTTCCTCCTACTATGGGATTTCAGATGTCTACACCAAGCTCAGGTATACACGTATTCACTTTCTATTAttcttctttcatttttttatcatttgagAGATATACTATAACTCCGTTTTCTCTatcttgttttgttgttttaagATACTTGACCTATGTGATGGATGTCGCTACACCGACCTCAGACTGTCTCCATTTGGTGCATGACTTGCTAACACCTGTCATCATGAAAGGAAATGACAAGGCCACCTTGAGTCATCAAGaggtatcatatatattattttctctttGCCCTTTTCTGGTTTTGTGTGAATCTTGTCTCAAGTTAAGCCAAGAATAAGATTTAACTCCAAAGTTAGCTTATATACTTTGATCATAAATACCTGAGTCTGAGCATCACAGTAGCAATAATTCTATGTTATTCACCATTGTATTCATAGTTGTGCATGCAATGATGAATGACAGAGGTGGACTTCTTGTagttcacattgaaaatttaaaCATCAAATATCAAGTTATTTCTGTTTGCTgttgatatattttttcttgatttttttgtgtgtggAAGCATAGTAGTCTCGTCATACAAatgctttttcttcttctcaaccGCTTATCAATCTCCGTTTTTTTTTCAACAGAATCGGATCCTAAATGGAATCAAGGACCAAACCGAGCAGATCCTGAAGCTGGTCTTCGAGAACTACAAATCTCTTGAGGAGTCTTCTTTCTCTGGAATAAAAGATGTAGTCAGTTCTGCAACAGGAGTTCCAGCGCCAGCACTCGCTCCCGCTGTTAAATTGTACATGCTTCTGCATGATGTCTTGTCTCCAGAGGATAAGACTAATCTTTGTCATTACTTCCAAGTAAAGCGTACACCCTCTCTATTGCCTTACTTTACTCTTGGTTAAATTTTCTTCATCTGTTTTGCATCAATGCTTTTTATAGGTAGCAGCAAAGAAGAGATCTAGAATGCACATCGGTGAGATAGATGAATTTGTTAGAAAAAACAATGATCCCAATTTTTGGGATCCTTCTTCAAGGGCTGCTTACCATAAAATGATTATGGTCTGCAAGAATGTAAAGAATGAGATTTATACTGATATTGAGATCCACAATCAAAATATACTTCCCAGGTTAGTATGCAAGTGAAAAAGTTATGTTCAGCTAGTCTTCTGTTCAACTATTTCCAAATAATTGATATGAAAGGGTCTTGTAGCATCTTCCTGCAGGTGTTGATTGCCCAATGCTTGTTATATTGTTTTATGCAGCTTTATTGACCTTTCAAACCTGTCAGCATCCATATATAGCACTGATCTCTGCAACAGACTTCGAACCTTCCTTGTTGCTTGTCCACCGTCTGGTCCTTCACCAGCAGTTCAACAGCTTGTGATTGCAACTGAAGACTTTCAACGTGACCTTTCCAGCTGGAACATCCGGTAAGTCATATAgagtatttgattttttttttgtttaaattgttGTCATAGTTTTTGACTGgtatgatgtttttattttacagTCCTATCCAAGCTGGTGTTGATGCAAAAGAATTGTTCCACCTATATATTATGACTTGGATTCAAAATAGACGCCTTTACTTACTTGAATCATGCAAACTTGATAAGGTATACATATGGCTTCTCTGTGTGCCTTTCTTCAATTCTAAACCAAACTGTGGagaagtaaaaaatatatatttttgctcCATACTCTTGGTGTTATCAGCTTATGGCACATCATTGAGAAACTGACTCACTCCTTTGTGTCCATTAACAAAACTTGTCAATTCAATCAGGTAAAATGGTGCGGAGTGGGGACACAACATTCAGCAACCCCATTTGTTGATGAAATGTACACCAGGCTGAACGAAACCATTCAAGACTATCAAGCTATCATTTCTAGATGGCCGGAATATATTTACGTTCTGGAGAGTGTAAGTTTAGCGGTTCTTTGAGGCCTTAGGCAACTGTGAAAAGATTTTCCATTGCATGTTTATAAGCTACAACATAAATTGTGTTTTTTATAGGCCATAGCTGATGTTGAAATAGCAATTGTGGAAGCTCTGGAGAAGCGGTATGCAGATGTCTTATCACCTCTGAAAGAAAACTCAGCTCCAAAAAAGCTAAGCTTCAAGTATGTCAAATACCTAACCAAAAGATCTGCGGTTTCATATGTAGTTCCGGATGAGGTGAGAGTTTccaacattttttttccttaaattaaGAAAGATTTGTTTGTTTTGCTGAAAAGTTTATTTATCTGGTGGTGCAGCTCGGCATTCTACTAAACTCTGTGAAGAGAATGCTTGATGTTCTAGGGCCTGATATAGAGGCTCAATTTCAAGCATGGTCTTCATGCGTTCCTGATGGATCTAGGAACGCAGCTGCTGGGGATCGTCTTTCTGAGGTGACAGTGATGCTCAGAGCCAAGTTTCGAAGTTACGTTCAAGCTATAGTCGAAAAACTCGTAAAAAATGTGAGTTCCATGTTTTTGTGTAATCTTGTTGAATATTTTGAGATCCTAGTCCCATAATTAAAATGTCTATGTTGTAATTggctattcttttttttttagagcaaactAAAAAAGGAGACAATGTTGAAGAAGATTCTTCAGTACTCTAAagaaagtgttggagaatcggACATGAGAAGAAAAATGCAAAAGCTGAAGGAGCAGCTCACCAACACAGTGAATCATCTACATTTCGTTTGTTCAACGGATGTGTTCATCGCATTGTCCCGAGGATACTGGGATCATATGGGATGGGTAACTATTTCAATATTGTCTCCTTAGTTTTGTTTGTCTGGGGGAGAGCTGACTCTTCTTCTCTTGCCCATGACAGATTGTTCTAAGCTTTTTGGAGAacaaaaaagagaagagagctTGGTACAAGGGTTCTAGAGTTGCTGTCTCTGTAAGGCCCCCTCTACTTTTGATTGCATGACTTTAAgactttacctttttttttgtactaTATAAATGGTGCATACATGCAGATACTAGACGATACATTTGCAGCAGAGATGCAAAAGCTACTAGGAGATTCGTTGAGAGAGCAAGACTTGAAGCCTCCGAGATCGATTGTGGAGGTTCGCTCGATTCTTTGCAAGGACACTACAGTTAATGAAGGCAAGTCTTTCTAAAGACGATCAAGGACACTTGTTATTGGGCAAAAAATTCTAGAGGAATCATTAAATTTTGAGATTCTTATTGTTATTGGTTCGTGAATTGTTAAAATCTAAATAGAATCCATTGTTATTGGGgtgatgatttttaaatttcactCAAAATCCTTTGTTATTGGAAAAGTTTAGTTTTCATTGATTTTAAGATTAtattaaaatctattgttattgggatgtaaattttctttgtttttactcATAGTACTCAATTTTGAGAATATCATCTATACCCATAAGATTTTTgtaattaatgtaataaaatacattcacatacaaaaactcaaattgaagaatgaaataatatacaaaTCACAACTTTAACATAATACAATTCATaacttaaaaaatagaaaacaaatattaaaaacttaaaataaaaattgtaaaaattgttttaaaaagcactttcgaattaaaaaaaaaacatttcaaaaattataattcaaattgtttttacaaaattcaaatttaaaacatatatttcgaaattatataaaaaatatttttattattttttattatttatatatctataatgTAAGAagtagaaattaaaatttttggtcattttatttcttgagaacttttttgtgacaaaaacttttcTAAAATTTGTTTAAGAATTGCCTTAATTgaaatcattttctttttttttttctatcaccattaatttcttactttaaaagttaataataaCCAATAGAATTCTATACACAAGTAATGAAAATCTATATAAAagtatttgataaaatttgttaaatctAGTTAACTTGTAAAATCCTGTCAACTATTAAAATCATCAAATTCCACAGAAATTCATGTTCCAATAACCCCCCTAAATGAATCTTCAAGATTGATTCTTAGCTTTTAAGGATCAGATCTCATTTGCTCATGTCACAGTTTACTTTAGCACTAAAATGTCAATATATTACAAGTTTACAACACTGACTGGGTTTTATGTCCTATCCGAGTTGTGATGAGAGCTGACAACACGGAAAAGTGAAATACAAAAACTCTCTTTTACCAAAATTGTCTAAATTCATGGAGAATAAGTCTGATTttatataatcacaaaaaaggtttaaaaagaaaaaaatcaagagCTCAGTCAAATGGCATTACATCTGGAATAATCAGAGGAATGCGATGGACCCAACCATCGCTAAAGCCTAATATCATCACAGCTCTTTTAATGCACCAGCCGGGAATCGAACCCGGATCTGTACCGTGGCAGGGTACTATTCTACCACTAGACCACAGGTGCTTGTTGACTTCTCTAAAACAATCCTTTATTTGTTCATTTAATCTATACAAAACTAACAAAGTAACAGCCACATGATGGAAACAGagtagagagaagaagaagacgtttGTTGCAGGAAATGGCGATTCCGATGACAAGAATGATGGTTCCTCCTCAGGTAAGCTCTTCGCTTCGTCTCTCGCATCCGAATCTATCAAACTCCACTCGCGTTCCTTTGCTCTGTCGCTGTGCTCCATCACAACTCCAACCACTTCGGTCTGCTCTCTTTCCCTCAACCTTGTTAAGGTGAACTTACTTTGTCTGAACACTGAGAACCCATTTGTCAATATGTTGAAAATTTCCTTTAGGTCTGGACTCTCTCTGTCGGCAGGAGCTCACGCCATCCCGCATCCAGATAAGGTACTTGTGTTTCTTCTTTGGTTGTGTAATAAAGAAAAGAGATTGGGTGTTTAGTAGGGAGTTATGAGAGATTGAAAATAGACCTTTTAGTGGTCGACCTTTTATAGATAGAGAAAGGTGGGGAAGATGCTCTCTTTGTAAGTAGCTACAGAGGTGGTGTCATAGCTGTTGCTGATGGTGTTTCCAGGTAACTTCTTTGCTTTTATGctaaaatttgattttagttCTTATGGGTTTATCTTGATTTTTGATAAAGTTTATCTCTTTTAATCTCAGCTGGGCTGAACAAGATGTTGATCCTTCCTTGTTCTCCAAAGAGCTCATGGCTAATGCTTCTCGTCTAGTTGATGAcgaagaggttagttttgtcaAAGTCTTAAatctatcttttgagtgttttGTGGTTTTCTGATTACGCTTTGGACACAGGTGAGATATGATCCTGGTTTCCTCATTGACAAAGCTCACACCGCAACTACTTCCAGAGGTTCTGCTACAATGTGAGATTTGAATTACAAGCTATTCTCTTCTAAGGTTGTTTAGCCATGTTTTGATAGCTTGATGTGGGGGTTATTGGTGAAGCAGTATTGTAGCGATGCTTGAGGAAGTTGGTGTTCTGAAAATAGGCAATGTTGGAGACTGTGGACTTAAGCTTCTCCGAGAAggttctttttcttcttatccTTCTGTAACCTGAGACACTATAGATTGTTTCAGTGGTCAACCTTGGAGGAATAGACTTTGATTTCATTCTCATTCATTCTGCAGGTCAGATCATATTTTCGACTACTCCACAAGAGCATTATTTTGACTGTCCCTTCCAACTAAGCTCTGAAGGCTCTGCTCAAACTTATATGGATGCATCGGTAAACAAAATTGTACCAATCTTCATGATTTGTTCTAGTACTGTCCCTCTGTAACACTCTTCTTCTTACTTTCAAGCAGTTTAACATAATGGAAGTAAAGAAAGGAGACGTGATTGTGATGGGTTCAGACGGGCTTTTCGATAACGTATTTGATCATGAGATTGTTAATATAGTGACCAAACATACAGATGTGGCAGAATCATGTATGCACTCTATATAAATTAACTATCTGCCTTGGTATATAGTCTATAGTTTAGAAGTGACATTTGTTTTTGGTACAACTATTACAGCGAGATTACTAGCTGAAGTGGCGAGTAGCCATTCAAGAGATCCAGGCTTTGAGTCTCCATATGCATTGGAAGCAAGAGCCAAGGTAGGTTTTTTAATCAAACCCAATAATGGATTTTTTCAGTTTGCCTTCTGACTCCCATGTACACAGGGGTTTGATGTTCCTCTCTGGAAGAAGGCATTGGGAATGAAGCTTACaggtataaaaatttaacagttccattattaatttattacagAAAGAGCAGTTTCTGAGTTGATGTTTGGTTCTGCAGGAGGGAAGCTTGATGATGTTACTGTTATCGTTGCCCAAGTGGTGGACTCTTGAGTCTTATGTGATTGATCTTTTCTCATTATTGATTTGAACAAGTCTTTGTACAAAGACACTTGTCATTGTGTTGGATGATCTTATcaaagaaattaaatatttatcctTGTGAATCAAACTCTTTATAGCTCATCTATTCCCCTTAGTATATctcataaaaaaatacaaaattttctaACGACAAAGCAAACAGACAACATTATTGCATGGAAACAAACTAGTATACAGACAGAGATCTCTCTAACGAG is drawn from Brassica rapa cultivar Chiifu-401-42 chromosome A05, CAAS_Brap_v3.01, whole genome shotgun sequence and contains these coding sequences:
- the LOC103867973 gene encoding uncharacterized protein LOC103867973 codes for the protein MISSRVLNSPAPKVRGGNGPSSAPVPVTRAIVTNADATGSASEDDMYTNSDDFSLANSRVSTNVGRRHGRNLSYCTCSEEFDADKFYTRVIPPFSGAAEESGEIKPARSGVQVSQGKTDDCVESKKTGHSTRLSAVSESFGPSDQDLVRMPTFHASARGTWLAVVSYDACVRLCLHAWAKGCMEAPMFLENECALLREAFGLTQLLLRSEEEMRVNQSSQAPHEGVAPKPNKNTGKMMVQVRRVETVLDAPTSLKPSLKKFEKSRGYFSNISTRISSGWRALRKNYLRVPANGSSVSRQSPGHVHARPECLKQVSCPLKVGVTSPRNSSTSYDDAQETYTCRLRLKSLTEDDPIIMQPGSDEGHVFFPDSHGDDLIVEILEPNGKEFGRALVQLAKFSEDSDEKLLWWSVFREPGHQLVGKLQLYIDYSASSDDNSHLKGGSVAETDAYDLVLEVALKMQWFQQRNLLLYGSWKWLLEEFSSYYGISDVYTKLRYLTYVMDVATPTSDCLHLVHDLLTPVIMKGNDKATLSHQENRILNGIKDQTEQILKLVFENYKSLEESSFSGIKDVVSSATGVPAPALAPAVKLYMLLHDVLSPEDKTNLCHYFQVAAKKRSRMHIGEIDEFVRKNNDPNFWDPSSRAAYHKMIMVCKNVKNEIYTDIEIHNQNILPSFIDLSNLSASIYSTDLCNRLRTFLVACPPSGPSPAVQQLVIATEDFQRDLSSWNIRPIQAGVDAKELFHLYIMTWIQNRRLYLLESCKLDKVKWCGVGTQHSATPFVDEMYTRLNETIQDYQAIISRWPEYIYVLESAIADVEIAIVEALEKRYADVLSPLKENSAPKKLSFKYVKYLTKRSAVSYVVPDELGILLNSVKRMLDVLGPDIEAQFQAWSSCVPDGSRNAAAGDRLSEVTVMLRAKFRSYVQAIVEKLVKNSKLKKETMLKKILQYSKESVGESDMRRKMQKLKEQLTNTVNHLHFVCSTDVFIALSRGYWDHMGWIVLSFLENKKEKRAWYKGSRVAVSILDDTFAAEMQKLLGDSLREQDLKPPRSIVEVRSILCKDTTVNEGKSF
- the LOC103867976 gene encoding probable protein phosphatase 2C 26 isoform X1, which codes for MAIPMTRMMVPPQVSSSLRLSHPNLSNSTRVPLLCRCAPSQLQPLRSGLSLSAGAHAIPHPDKIEKGGEDALFVSSYRGGVIAVADGVSSWAEQDVDPSLFSKELMANASRLVDDEEVRYDPGFLIDKAHTATTSRGSATIIVAMLEEVGVLKIGNVGDCGLKLLREGQIIFSTTPQEHYFDCPFQLSSEGSAQTYMDASFNIMEVKKGDVIVMGSDGLFDNVFDHEIVNIVTKHTDVAESSRLLAEVASSHSRDPGFESPYALEARAKGFDVPLWKKALGMKLTGGKLDDVTVIVAQVVDS
- the LOC103867976 gene encoding probable protein phosphatase 2C 26 isoform X2, which encodes MANASRLVDDEEVRYDPGFLIDKAHTATTSRGSATIIVAMLEEVGVLKIGNVGDCGLKLLREGQIIFSTTPQEHYFDCPFQLSSEGSAQTYMDASFNIMEVKKGDVIVMGSDGLFDNVFDHEIVNIVTKHTDVAESSRLLAEVASSHSRDPGFESPYALEARAKGFDVPLWKKALGMKLTGGKLDDVTVIVAQVVDS